A window from Pangasianodon hypophthalmus isolate fPanHyp1 chromosome 16, fPanHyp1.pri, whole genome shotgun sequence encodes these proteins:
- the fam43b gene encoding protein FAM43B — protein sequence MLPWKRSKFVLVEDDSKSKAKSLSAGLTYHSLLSSLLRSCPDLVPECPFHWLAGVFHSKRQKVELNKEEPIYSVRYLGSVVTVVAKGEGCTHDAVAKIWASSNYGEQSAKMKLSVGPYGIRMGCRRKPPHLYTLNRITYCTTDPYRPKILAWIYRHQVKHKAVVLRCHAVLLAKADKANAIALSLYQNSISAFSEFKRLKRQSDFRHRKQELLGEDIMPLMPLRKLLNGQCHYQPPVDRPGNSNRLFSITEEDEEEEEEVEEQADNKDDKASNTDPPNSEPEEPPERELGYIVHGLDGFSITIRDEVHMTLSTLV from the coding sequence ATGCTGCCCTGGAAAAGGAGCAAGTTTGTGCTGGTGGAGGATGATTCCAAGAGCAAAGCAAAGAGCCTGAGTGCTGGACTCACCTACCACTCACTGCTGTCCTCGCTGCTGAGGTCGTGCCCTGACCTAGTGCCTGAGTGCCCCTTCCACTGGCTCGCCGGGGTTTTCCACAGCAAGCGCCAGAAAGTGGAGCTAAACAAGGAGGAGCCCATATACAGCGTCCGCTACCTGGGAAGTGTAGTGACTGTAGTGGCGAAGGGTGAGGGCTGCACGCATGATGCTGTCGCCAAGATCTGGGCGTCCAGCAACTACGGTGAGCAGAGTGCCAAGATGAAGCTGAGTGTAGGGCCATACGGAATACGCATGGGTTGCCGCAGGAAACCCCCACACCTCTACACCCTTAACCGTATCACCTACTGCACAACAGACCCCTACCGGCCCAAGATCTTGGCCTGGATCTACCGGCACCAGGTCAAGCACAAGGCAGTGGTTCTGCGTTGCCATGCTGTACTTTTGGCCAAGGCGGACAAAGCTAATGCTATTGCTCTCAGCCTGTACCAGAACTCTATTTCAGCCTTCAGTGAGTTTAAGAGGCTCAAACGCCAGAGTGATTTCCGGCATCGCAAGCAGGAGCTGCTGGGAGAGGATATCATGCCACTCATGCCCCTACGGAAGCTGCTGAATGGACAGTGTCACTATCAGCCACCAGTAGACAGGCCTGGCAATTCCAACCGCCTGTTCTCCATCAccgaggaggatgaggaggaggaagaggaggtggAAGAGCAGGCAGACAATAAAGATGATAAAGCATCAAATACTGATCCACCAAATTCCGAGCCAGAGGAACCCCCTGAGAGAGAGCTGGGATACATAGTTCACGGACTAGACGGGTTTTCAATCACCATCAGAGACGAGGTGCACATGACTCTCAGCACACTTGTGTGA